The genomic window AGTAATTTGCCAGGACAGATAACATTCTTCAGGATGAAGGGACTCTAACGGCGGAATATTTTGACATTCCACGACCTGAGTGACAGGGCCTAATTCCGCAAGCGCATTAATGATGTGCAGCACATCATTGCCGGTTTGTAGCATTTCGTGATGAGGAATAAAGCTGATCTTCCAAATCGGCGTTTGTGCGCCAGTATCAGGCGAATCTTCGGCAATTTCAGGAGCTTCTTCACTGCTGATAGCTTTATTAAGTGTTTGCGCTAGTCCCTTATGGACTTCTTCGATACTTTGATCTGTGCACTCGACGCCATCACGTGCAGCTTCAACAAGTAGCCTAATACAATCAACGCTTCGCAGTAATAAATCTACATCTGCTTGTTCGATATTACGACGACCATCACGCATCTCATCGAGCAGTGTTTCAACGTCGTGAGTAAAGTCTGTCACGCGGTTAAAGCCAAAGGTTCCGGCGCCCCCCTTAATTGAGTGCGCAGCCCGGAAAATGGCATTTATAGTATCCGCATCACCCTGCTCTAGATTGAGCAGGCTTGATTCCATCAACTCCAACCCTTCGAAGCTTTCTTCAAGGAACGTGGGGATGAATTGTGAGAGATCGATACTCATCGTATATCGCTACCTTATGACACGTTTAATCGTAGATAACAGTTTTTCAGGGTTAAATGGCTTAACAAGCCAGCCTGTAGCTCCAGCGGCTTTACCGCGCTGCTTCATCTCGGCCGAACTTTCGGTTGTTAACATCAATACCGGAGTAAATTTAAATGCTGGTAATTGTCGCAACTCCCCACATAGTGAAATTCCATCCATTACTGGCATATTGACATCCGTAATGACTAAATCGAACCGCTCAGTCTTCGCTTTTTCCAGACCTTCTTTCCCGTCACAGGCTTCAACAGTATCGTATTGCTGTTGTTTCAATGTGAAAGAAACCATATTTCTGATTGAAGCAGAGTCATCAACTACTAAGATCTTTGCCATGTTTTTGTCCTATAAATTCAGGGGTTAATTTAATTTTAGAAGGTGGTTTAAGCCCAAACGCGATGCGCATTCCCGCAGCTCGTCGTTGACGTTTTGCCATGAAAAATCGATGCTTTGGCGATTGATATCAATAATCAGCGCCGTTAATAACTGTAAGCCAGCGGTATCGATACGAGACAGCTCGCCAGCATCGATATTGACTTGACTAATTTCTTGAATGGAATGAAGTTGCTCTAACATCATCTTCTGGGTGTCGTTAACCACAGAGATATCTAATGATTGAGGCAGATTGAATGTGATCGCTTCCATGCAATGTCCTTAACTATTCGTGTTTACACTAGATGATTTTATTTATTGATCTAAATCAATTTATTTCACCTGTTGGGTATAAACCTAGCATATCCATAATTTTGTATTAGAGTCAAGCAATGCATTAGAAGAAAGATTAGTTTTTAAACAAAAAGCGCACCATAAAGGTGCGCTTGATTGATATAAATTAAGCTATTGAGGTATTAGTTAGTCGCGTTTGTCGGTGATTTAGCAAAACGTAACACTAAGTAACCTAACAGGCCAGCACTAAATGAACCAACCAAAATTGCCAGTTTGTCTGCAAACATAAACTGCGCAGGATCTTCAAATGCTAGTGAATTAACGAATAGACTCATAGTAAAACCGATGCCCGTAAGAATGGAAACACCATAAAGCATCGTGTAATTACTTTGCTCTGGCATTTTGGCGAGTCCCAGTTTGATAGCAAGCCAGCTAAAGCCAAATACACCAAGTTGTTTACCAATAAATAAACCAGCAGCAATACCAATAGGCACAGGTGTTAATATTTGCTCACTCGACATGCTCGTGAAATCAACTCCCGCATTTACAAAAGCAAACAGAGGTAAAATCATAAAGGCAACCCAGTAATGAAGGTCGTGCTCCATCGATTTGAGCATTGAGCGCTCACGATGCCCTTGAGGCACCTTGCGCTGTTTAATTGGGATAGTGAAGGCTAATGCAACGCCAGCTAATGTCGCGTGAACGCCAGACTTAAGTACGCTGACCCACAAGATCACACCAAGCAATACGTAAGCCGCTTTGCGGTCGACGCCCATTCGATTCATGATAACTAAACCAGTAAGCGCAGCCATGGCTACCGCAATTGATAAAGTTGATAATTCTGCCGTGTAAAACAGTGCGATTATCACGATAGCCCCTAAATCATCAATAATAGCGAGTGCCATTAAAAAGATCTTAAGTGAGACGGGTACGCGTTTACCAAGCAGTGATAACACGCCGAGAGCGAATGCAATATCTGTAGCGGTTGGAATCGCCCAACCTTGTGTACCGACGGTGTCTGTGCCAACAAAATAGAGATACACAGCAGCTGGGACGACCATACCACCGACGGCGGCAAAACCAGGCAGTACAACTTGAGATGGGCTTGATAAATGTCCTTCAATAATCTCTCGTTTAACTTCAAGACCAATTAATAAGAAGAAGATGGCCATCAGGCCGTCATTAATCCACAATAACAGTGGTTTATCGATATGTAATGCGCCAAATCGAACTTCGACTGGCGTTGATAAAAACGCATCATACAACTCAGACAACCCAGTGTTTTTTAACAGCAAGGCGATAATAGTGACAAAAATTAAAACAATCCCCGCCGAGGATTCTTTTTTAATAAACTCTTCTAATGCACTCATTTAATAACTCCATAAAAACGAACGACATATCTTATACAAACCACATAAAAAAGTCGACATAATATGTCTAAACATTATGTCGACTAAGCTACTGAATCTATTATAAATTACTGTTAGCTATTTTCTTGTGCGAAATCTTGCATAAAATCCACTAGCGCTTGAACGCCAGTCAGTGGCATCGCGTTATAAATACTAGCGCGCATACCGCCAACGCTGCGGTGACCTTTTAACGCCATGAGTCCACGCTGCTCTGCTTGCGCCAAAAACGCCTCGTTTAAGGATTCATCGTTTAATTGAAACACCACATTCATACGCGAGCGATATTCTGGTGCCACATTATTGACATAGAAGTCAGAGCTATCGATAGCGTTATATAATAGCTGCGCTTTTTCAATGTTGCGTGCTTCCATCGCTTTTACGCCGCCCTGCGCTAACAGCCATTTAAAGACTTCGCCAGCGAGATACCAAGCAAAAGTCGGCGGCGTGTTATACATCGAATCATTATCACTTATTAGCTTGTAATCTAAAATCGATGGCGTTTGCGGCAAACTGTGACCAAGTAAATCTTCGCGAATAATTACGATAGATAAGCCAGATGGACCAATGTTCTTTTGCGCGCCAGCGTAAATTACGCCGTATTTAGTGACATCGATTTCGCGGGATAGAATGGTTGATGATAAATCGGCAACGAGCGGTGCATTAACCTGTGGCTCTTCGCTCATTTCAATGCCATCGACAGTTTCATTGGGGCAATAGTGAAAGTACGCCGCATCATCACTAAGCTGCCATTCGCTTTGCGCTGTCACACCATGTTGACCATCGGTAGTTTGCGGTGTCGCAACAACATTTACCTCACCGTATTTCTGCGCTTCACTCACTGCCGATTTAGACCATGAGCCAGTTACTAAATAGTCAGCCTTGCCCGTCAAACCAATTAAGTTCATAGGCACAGCAGAGAACTGACCACGACCACCACCGTGACAGAAAAGTACTTTGTAATTAGTCGGAATATTCATTAGCTGGCGTAAATTACTTTCAGCTTCTTGTGCTACCTGCATAAAGCGTTTATCGCGATGGCTAAATTCCATAATGGAAATGCCGTGCTCTTGCCAATTAACAAATTCTTTTTGCGCCTTGACCATCACATCATGAGGCAACATCGCTGGCCCCGCACAAAAGTTATAAACCGCGCTCATTACTCTTCCTTATTTACTAATTACAAAATGCTCTATAAATTCTACACAAACAAAAAGAGCGCCCTCAGGCGCCCTTTCTCAACTAGCGATTATTCATCGCCACCTTCTGGAACATCAGCTGCAGGGGCTTCAGCCGCTGGTGCTTCACCAGTAACTTCTTCACCTTCTACTGCTTCATGCTCTGGCGTTTCCACTTCTTCGATACGCTGTAAGGCTACGACCTGCTCGCCCTCTTGGGTACGAATTAGAGTTACACCTTGCGTATTACGACCTACCGTAGATACACCGTCAACAGGGGTACGTACTAATGTACCTTTGTTTGAGATCAGCATGATTTCATCGTTTTCATCAACTTGAACCGCACCAACCACTAGGCCATTACGCTCGCTCACTTTGATAGAAACAACACCTTGTGTTGCACGACTCTTCGCTGGGTAATCTTCAAGTACAGTACGTTTACCGAAGCCGTTTTCAGTCACAGTCAGGATACAACCATCGCCATGAGGAACGATAAGCGATACCACTTTCTGACCTTCTTTAAGCTTCATACCGCGTACACCAGTACCAGTACGGCCAATAGCACGACACTGATCTTGGCTAAAGCGCACAACCTTACCTTCGTCAGAGAACAGCATGATTTCGCTGTCATCTTCGGTTAGCGCTACGCCGATTAACTCATCATCATCACGTAAGTTAACCGCGATAATACCGTTAGCACGTGGACGAGAGTATGCCGTTAATGCAGTCTTCTTCACCGTACCCGCAGCTGTTGCCATTAAGATACATTTGTCTTCAGTGTATTCACGGATAGGTAAGATAGCCGTAATACGCTCGTCTTTCTCTAATGGTAATAAGTTAACGATTGGCTTACCACGCGCTTGACGCGATGCTAATGGTAGCTGGTACGTCTTGAGCCAGTACATCTTACCGCGGTTAGAGAAACACAACATGGTGTCATGGGTGTTAGCAACTAATAGGCGCTCGATGAAATCTTCATCTTTCATCTTAGTAGCCGCTTTACCTTTACCACCACGACGCTGCGCTTCGTACTCAGATAATGGCTGGTATTTGACGTAACCTTCGTGAGAAAGGGTTACTACCACGTCTTCTTCGTTGATTAAATCTTCTAACGATAAATCGTGTGACGCGTTAGTAATTTCAGTGCGGCGCTCATCGCCAAACTCTTCAAGCACTGCTTGCAGCTCTTCTACAATCACTTCCATTAAGCGCGCTGGGCTACCTAAGATGTGAAGTAATTCAGCGATTAAATCTAAAATGTCTTGATATTCATTTAAGATTTTCTCGTGCTCAAGACCTGTTAAACGGTGTAGTTTAAGATCAAGAATTGCTTGGGCTTGTGTTTCAGTTAAGTAGTATTTGCCATCACGAATACCGTATTCTGGCTCTAACCATTCTGGACGTGCAGCGTCATCGCCTGCTTTTTCAAGCATCGCAGCAACGTTACCTAAATCCCAACCTTGTGCCACTAACGCAACTTTTGCTTCCGCAGGTGTTGGCGAGTTACGGATAACCTCAATCACAGGATCGATGTTAGCAAGGGCAACAGCCAGTGCTTCTAAGATATGCGCGCGATCGCGTGCTTTGCGAAGTTCAAATACCGTACGACGCGTTACTACTTCACGGCGGTGACGAACAAAGCTTTGTAGCATTTCTTTTAGGTTAAACAGCTTAGGACGATTGTCCTCAAGCGCAACCATGTTAATGCCGAACGACACTTGCATTTGCGTTTGTGAATACAGGTTATTTAATACAACCTCCCCCACTTCACCGCGTTTTATTTCAATAACAATACGCATACCGTCTTTGTCAGACTCATCGCGCAGCGCACTAATACCTTCAACTTTCTTATCGCGAACTAGCTCAGCCATCTTTTCGATAAGGCGTGCTTTGTTTACTTGATAAGGCAGTTCGTGAACGATAATAGTTTCTTTACCACTGTCACTTACTTCAACTTCCGCTTTAGCGCGAATACGCACCTTACCGCGACCAGTCTTATAAGCATCGATAATACCTTGACGACCACTGATAATACCCGCCGTTGGGAAATCAGGACCAGGAATGTGCTCGATGAGCTCTTCAATGGTAATGTCTTCGTTTTCAATCAGCGCTAAACAGCCAGAAATAACTTCATTTAAGTTATGTGGCGGAATGTTTGTCGCCATACCTACCGCGATACCCGATGAACCATTCACTAATAAATTAGGAATACGGGTTGGCAGTACGTTTGGAATTTGTTCGGTGCCGTCGTAGTTCGGGCCAAAATCAACGGTTTCTTTTTCAAGATCCACTAATAATGAATGGGCCATCTTCTGCATACGAATTTCGGTATAACGCATTGCCGCCGCGCTATCGCCGTCAACCGAACCGAAGTTACCTTGACCGTCTACCAATGGGTAGCGTAATGAAAATGGCTGTGCCATACGTACGATGGTGTCATAAACCGCGCTATCACCGTGTGGGTGATACTTACCGATTACATCACCTACCACACGGGCAGATTTTTTATAAGCTTTGTTCCAGTCGTTACCTAGAATGTCCATTGCGAAAAGTACGCGGCGATGTACGGGTTTTAAACCATCTCGAACATCTGGCAAGGCACGACCTACGATTACACTCATGGCGTAATCGAGGTACGAATTCTTTAATTCGTCTTCGATATTAATCGGCGATACACTATTGGCCAACTCAGTCATAAATCCCTAAGATCCCTGTGTCTGTTAGAAAGACGCACTTTTATGTATTAATTATTGTTTTTACAATTACATAAAAGGCAAAAAATAGAGCCTGATTCTAGCACAGTGATACAAGGTTACTAGGGCTAAAATCGCTTTATTTTGGATTCTAGGGCCATTTACGGCCAAAACTGCCGAAAAACGCGTTTTCAAGGTCAATTATTAACCAGCAATGAAAATCGCTTAAAATGGCTTACAGGAATTGAGTAGGCTAAAAAGTGTTTCTCTTGTGCTGACATTGATAAGGCACTTATAATGAAGCCTTTCTTTCTATAGCGATATTTGCTTTTTTATGTCTAGCACTCAATCACACCAATCATTCGATAACGCCGTAAACGTTGATCCTCAAGAAATCGAAAAATTCTCAGCCCTTGCTCAGCAATGGTGGGATCTCAGTGGCGAGTTTAAACCACTGCATTTAATGAACCCAACCCGCCTTAATTACGTGGCGGAAAAATCTGACGGTTTATTTGGCAAACGTATCGTCGATGTTGGCTGTGGTGGCGGTATCTTGGCCGAATCTATGGCGCGTCTTGGCGGTGATGTATTAGGTATCGATATGGCTGAGCAATCATTAAACGTTGCAAGATTGCATGCCCTAGAAACTAAAGTAGATAATATCGCTTATCAGCAAATTCCAGTGGAAGAGCTTGCCGAGCAGCAGCCTCATTCATTTGATGTTGTGACCTGTATGGAAATGCTAGAGCATGTGCCAGATCCACAATCTATTGTGCGCGCGTGTTTTAAGCTAGTAAAACCCGGCGGCCAAGTGTTCTTCTCGACCCTTAACCGCACGAAGCGTGCTTATTTATTAGCAATTTTAGGTGCCGAGCACATTCTGCAACTCGTACCTAAAGGCACGCACGAACACAGTAAGTTTATTCGTCCAAGCGAACTAATTCGCTTTGTTGATAACAGCGATGCCCGCTGTCTTGACGCTATTGGTGTCCATTACAACCCGCTTACCGAGCAATTTAAGACCAATAACGACTTATCGGTAAACTATCTGATCCACTGTCAGCCTAACGTTAAATAAGTACTAATTTACTAAAGCAAATTTAAGTAGGGAAAGCCCATGAGCCTTCAATCTCCGTTTCGCGCCGTACTCTTTGATCTCGATGGCACCTTACTCGACACCGCGCCGGATTTAGGCGGCGCGGCTAATCGTTTGCTTGAGCGTGACAATTTACCGCTGCTTAGTCGCAAGGTTATCAATCAAACCGCCTCACAGGGTTCATTAGCTCTAGTAAAGGCCGGGTATGGTTTAGATCTTGAAGAAGCGCAATATCAACAACTACGCAGTGAGTTCTTAGAAAACTACACCGCGCATGTCAATGATGAAACCACTTACTTTGACGGTATAGACACCTTATTAGATGCCTTAGATCGCCACAATATTGTGTGGGGCATAGTGACCAACAAGCCAACGCTTTATACCCAGCAGCTCCTTGAGCACTATCCACGCTTGGCTAGTTGCGCCGTCGTTGTTTGTGGTGACACCCTCGATGTCGCCAAACCTAATCCAGCGCCATTATTATTAGCGGCAAACAATATAAATATTGCGCCAGAGAACATTGTGTATGTGGGTGATGCTCGCACCGATATTGAAGCGGCACATAGCGCAAGCATGCTAGCGGTAGCTGCAAATTACGGTTACATCCCTAGCGATGATCCAGCCGACACTTGGCAAGGCGATCATATAATCGATCGTCCTGAGGATCTTTTAGCAGTTCTCGGGATCTAATCCAAAGAATCTTGACACTTTGTCTAATAATGACAGGCAAAAATACGGTGCTAAATCAAGCGATCGAACGTTAAAAAAAATAATTAAAAATTGCCAATTTGAAATTGAAAATTGGCAAAATTAAGGGAGATAATCATCAAAGTGATAGTTCCCACTAACCTGTGTAACCAAATGTAATTTATCCACAGCTTATTCCAATTTTTAGCACTTGCATTGTCCGCCAATCCACCTTATCTTGTATCCCACATTTTTTAAAAACCTATATCTTGTGTATTTAGGCCAAAGCAAACACTAGAGAAATTTAAGCTTAATATTACGCTTTAAAGACTATCTAAATGGGAATTGCCAACAAAAAGGACTACTTACCAGCGCGGTGGATTGCATCTCGTGACATGGGTTTGTTTTAACAGCGACGGACAATAATAATGAACACAAATCTCCTGGTCACCAAGCGAAGTGGAAAACAAGAACCTATCGATCTAGATAAGATCCACAAAGTACTCGATTGGGCCGCTAAAGGATTAGACAACGTGTCAGTTTCTCAGGTAGAGATCAAGGCACACATCCAGTTTTACATGGGTATTGAGACCAAAGATATTCACGAAACCATTATTAAAGCAGCGGCAGATCAAATCTCGGAAACAACCCCGGATTACCAGTACATGGCGGCCCGCCTTGCTATTTTCCACCTTCGTAAGAAAGCATTCGGCCAATTTGAGCCACCACATCTATACGATCACACGGTAAAAATGTGTGAAGCTAAGCGCTACGACAATCACTTGTTAGCCGATTATAGTCGTGAAGAATTCGATCTCATGAATGATGCACTTGATCATTCACGTGATATGAACTTTAGTTACGCTGCTGTTAAACAGTTAGAAGGTAAATACCTGCTGCAAAATCGCAGCACTGGCGAAATCTTTGAAAGCGCACAATTCCTATACATGCTAATTGCTGCGGCGCTATTTTCAAAATACCCAACAGAAACGCGTATGGATTACATCGTGCGTTTCTATGATGCGGTATCACAGTTTAAGATTTCACTGCCAACACCAATTATGGCAGGTGTCCGTACGCCTACCCGTCAATTTAGCTCCTGTGTACTGATCGAGTGTGACGATAACCTAGATTCAATCAATGCGACTTCTAGCTCTATCGTTAAGTATGTAAGTCAACGTGCAGGTATTGGTATTAACGCTGGTCGTATTCGCGCCCTAGGTAGCCCAATTCGCGGCGGTGAAGCCAACCACACCGGTTGTATTCCATTCTATAAGCACTTCCAAACAGCGGTTAAAAGCTGTTCACAAGGCGGTGTACGTGGCGGCGCAGCTACCCTGTTCTACCCATTGTGGCATTTAGAAGTTCAATCATTACTAGTACTTAAAAACAACCGCGGCGTTGAAGAGAACCGTGTTCGTCACATGGATTACGGCGTGCAATTTAACAAGATGATGTATCAACGCCTGATCAAAGGTGAAAACATCACCCTGTTCTCACCAAGTGATGTACCAGGCTTATACGATGCCTTCTTTGCCGACCAAGACAAGTTTGAAGCGCTTTATCTGCAATACGAGCAAGATGAATCAATCCGCAAAGAGTCTATTAAAGCCTCTGAGCTGTTTTCACTATTTGCACAAGAGCGTGCAAGTACTGGCCGAATCTATCTGCAAAACGTTGATCACTGTAATACGCACAGCCCGTTTATCCCAGAAGTTGCGCCAATCAAGCAATCTAACCTGTGTTTAGAAATCGCTTTGCCAACAAAACCACTGCAAAGCTTCGACGATCCTAACGGTGAAATCGCCCTTTGTACGCTATCTGCATTCAACCTAGGTGTGATTAAATCTCTTGATGAATTAGAAGAGCTTGCAGAGCTTGCGGTACGTGCCCTAGATAATCTACTGAGCTATCAAGACTACCCAATTGTCGCTGCGCAACAATCAAGCCTTGCTCGCCGTACATTAGGTATAGGTGTTATTAACTATGCTTACTACCTCGCTAAAAATGGCGTGCGCTATTCAGATGGCAGTGCAAACCGTTTAACACACGAGACCTTTGAAGCGATTCAATATTACTTGCTTAAAGCCTCAAATAAGTTAGCGAAAGAAGTTGGCGCCTGTGATTGGTTCAATGAAACCACCTACGCCAAAGGCATCTTACCAATAGATACCTACAAGAAAGACTTAGATGCGTTGTGTTCTAACGAACTAAACCTCGACTGGGAAGCGCTGCGCCAAGATATTAAAACTCATGGTCTTCGAAACTCTACGTTATCAGCACTGATGCCGTCGGAAACATCGTCGCAAATATCAAATGCGACTAACGGCATCGAACCGCCACGTGGCCTGATCAGCGTTAAGGCAAGTAAAGACGGTATCTTAAAACAAGTGGTTCCTGATTATTTGAGCCTTAAAAACGACTATGAATTGTTGTGGAATATTCCATCAAACGATGGTTACTTACACCTTGTTGGCTTGATGCAAAAATTCGTCGACCAAGCAATTTCAGCGAACACCAATTACGATCCATCGAAGTTCGACAACAACAAGGTACCAGTGAAGCAAATCATTAAAGACTTGCTTACCGCATACAAATTCGGTGTTAAGACGCTTTATTATCACAACACCCGCGATGGTGCGGATGATGCGCAAAGCGATATCGTCGTTGAGCAGGAAGACGACGGCTGTGCAGGCGGCGCTTGTAAAATCTAACACCTAAGGGCGATAAAAGATTTGGTGAGCCGATTGGCTCACCTAAACGTATATAGCTATACAGTTATACCCAATAAATAAGAATTACTATAAAGAATGTGCCTCTGGCAATAGCAAGGACAATTTGAGAAATCATGACTTATTCAACCTTTAATCAAAAGAAGAACAACCCGCTAATCGAGCCAATGTTTTTAGGTAATGCGGTTAACGTATCGCGTTTTGACCAACAAAAACTACCAATTTTTGAAAAGCTCATCGAAAAGCAAATCTCGTTTTTCTGGCGTCCAGAAGAAGTTGATATTTCAAAAGATCGCATTGATTGGCAAAAGCTTACTAAGAGTGAGCAGCACATCTTTATCAGTAACCTTAAGTATCAAACACTACTCGATTCTATTGCCGCGCGCAGTGTTAACGTTACGCTGCTACCATTAGTATCCTTGCCAGAAATTGAAACCTGGATTGAAACTTGGGGCTTTTTCGAGACTATTCATTCACGCTCATACACTCATATTCTGCGTAACTTATTTACTGATCCTAGTGAAGTGTTTGACGATATTCTCATTAATGAAAACATCTTAAAACGCGCCACTGACATCGCTAAATATTTCGATGATGTGATTGTGACAACTCAGCTGCTTCAAGCTCAAGGCGAAGGGACATACGATGTCGAAGGTCGCCAACTCGAAGTATCGGAGCGTAAACTTAAAGAGCGCTTATACCTATGTATGTGTTCGGTAAATGCATTAGAAGCAGTGCGTTTCTATGTGAGTTTTGCTTGTTCATTTGCTTTTGCAGAGCGCGAATTACTGGAAGGTAACTCAAAAATCATCAAACTGATTGCTCGCGATGAATCTGTTCACCTTACTGGTACTCAGCACATGCTCAATCTATGGGCTGAAGGTAAAGACGATCCAGAAATGAAGGAAATCAGTGAACAATTGCACGATGAAGGTCTAAAGATTTTCATGGACGTTGTTGAACAAGAAA from Psychrobium sp. MM17-31 includes these protein-coding regions:
- a CDS encoding response regulator, coding for MAKILVVDDSASIRNMVSFTLKQQQYDTVEACDGKEGLEKAKTERFDLVITDVNMPVMDGISLCGELRQLPAFKFTPVLMLTTESSAEMKQRGKAAGATGWLVKPFNPEKLLSTIKRVIR
- a CDS encoding STAS domain-containing protein; this encodes MEAITFNLPQSLDISVVNDTQKMMLEQLHSIQEISQVNIDAGELSRIDTAGLQLLTALIIDINRQSIDFSWQNVNDELRECASRLGLNHLLKLN
- the nhaA gene encoding Na+/H+ antiporter NhaA — encoded protein: MSALEEFIKKESSAGIVLIFVTIIALLLKNTGLSELYDAFLSTPVEVRFGALHIDKPLLLWINDGLMAIFFLLIGLEVKREIIEGHLSSPSQVVLPGFAAVGGMVVPAAVYLYFVGTDTVGTQGWAIPTATDIAFALGVLSLLGKRVPVSLKIFLMALAIIDDLGAIVIIALFYTAELSTLSIAVAMAALTGLVIMNRMGVDRKAAYVLLGVILWVSVLKSGVHATLAGVALAFTIPIKQRKVPQGHRERSMLKSMEHDLHYWVAFMILPLFAFVNAGVDFTSMSSEQILTPVPIGIAAGLFIGKQLGVFGFSWLAIKLGLAKMPEQSNYTMLYGVSILTGIGFTMSLFVNSLAFEDPAQFMFADKLAILVGSFSAGLLGYLVLRFAKSPTNATN
- the serC gene encoding 3-phosphoserine/phosphohydroxythreonine transaminase, yielding MSAVYNFCAGPAMLPHDVMVKAQKEFVNWQEHGISIMEFSHRDKRFMQVAQEAESNLRQLMNIPTNYKVLFCHGGGRGQFSAVPMNLIGLTGKADYLVTGSWSKSAVSEAQKYGEVNVVATPQTTDGQHGVTAQSEWQLSDDAAYFHYCPNETVDGIEMSEEPQVNAPLVADLSSTILSREIDVTKYGVIYAGAQKNIGPSGLSIVIIREDLLGHSLPQTPSILDYKLISDNDSMYNTPPTFAWYLAGEVFKWLLAQGGVKAMEARNIEKAQLLYNAIDSSDFYVNNVAPEYRSRMNVVFQLNDESLNEAFLAQAEQRGLMALKGHRSVGGMRASIYNAMPLTGVQALVDFMQDFAQENS
- the gyrA gene encoding DNA topoisomerase (ATP-hydrolyzing) subunit A, translated to MTELANSVSPINIEDELKNSYLDYAMSVIVGRALPDVRDGLKPVHRRVLFAMDILGNDWNKAYKKSARVVGDVIGKYHPHGDSAVYDTIVRMAQPFSLRYPLVDGQGNFGSVDGDSAAAMRYTEIRMQKMAHSLLVDLEKETVDFGPNYDGTEQIPNVLPTRIPNLLVNGSSGIAVGMATNIPPHNLNEVISGCLALIENEDITIEELIEHIPGPDFPTAGIISGRQGIIDAYKTGRGKVRIRAKAEVEVSDSGKETIIVHELPYQVNKARLIEKMAELVRDKKVEGISALRDESDKDGMRIVIEIKRGEVGEVVLNNLYSQTQMQVSFGINMVALEDNRPKLFNLKEMLQSFVRHRREVVTRRTVFELRKARDRAHILEALAVALANIDPVIEVIRNSPTPAEAKVALVAQGWDLGNVAAMLEKAGDDAARPEWLEPEYGIRDGKYYLTETQAQAILDLKLHRLTGLEHEKILNEYQDILDLIAELLHILGSPARLMEVIVEELQAVLEEFGDERRTEITNASHDLSLEDLINEEDVVVTLSHEGYVKYQPLSEYEAQRRGGKGKAATKMKDEDFIERLLVANTHDTMLCFSNRGKMYWLKTYQLPLASRQARGKPIVNLLPLEKDERITAILPIREYTEDKCILMATAAGTVKKTALTAYSRPRANGIIAVNLRDDDELIGVALTEDDSEIMLFSDEGKVVRFSQDQCRAIGRTGTGVRGMKLKEGQKVVSLIVPHGDGCILTVTENGFGKRTVLEDYPAKSRATQGVVSIKVSERNGLVVGAVQVDENDEIMLISNKGTLVRTPVDGVSTVGRNTQGVTLIRTQEGEQVVALQRIEEVETPEHEAVEGEEVTGEAPAAEAPAADVPEGGDE
- the ubiG gene encoding bifunctional 2-polyprenyl-6-hydroxyphenol methylase/3-demethylubiquinol 3-O-methyltransferase UbiG — protein: MSSTQSHQSFDNAVNVDPQEIEKFSALAQQWWDLSGEFKPLHLMNPTRLNYVAEKSDGLFGKRIVDVGCGGGILAESMARLGGDVLGIDMAEQSLNVARLHALETKVDNIAYQQIPVEELAEQQPHSFDVVTCMEMLEHVPDPQSIVRACFKLVKPGGQVFFSTLNRTKRAYLLAILGAEHILQLVPKGTHEHSKFIRPSELIRFVDNSDARCLDAIGVHYNPLTEQFKTNNDLSVNYLIHCQPNVK
- a CDS encoding HAD-IA family hydrolase; its protein translation is MSLQSPFRAVLFDLDGTLLDTAPDLGGAANRLLERDNLPLLSRKVINQTASQGSLALVKAGYGLDLEEAQYQQLRSEFLENYTAHVNDETTYFDGIDTLLDALDRHNIVWGIVTNKPTLYTQQLLEHYPRLASCAVVVCGDTLDVAKPNPAPLLLAANNINIAPENIVYVGDARTDIEAAHSASMLAVAANYGYIPSDDPADTWQGDHIIDRPEDLLAVLGI
- the nrdA gene encoding class 1a ribonucleoside-diphosphate reductase subunit alpha gives rise to the protein MNTNLLVTKRSGKQEPIDLDKIHKVLDWAAKGLDNVSVSQVEIKAHIQFYMGIETKDIHETIIKAAADQISETTPDYQYMAARLAIFHLRKKAFGQFEPPHLYDHTVKMCEAKRYDNHLLADYSREEFDLMNDALDHSRDMNFSYAAVKQLEGKYLLQNRSTGEIFESAQFLYMLIAAALFSKYPTETRMDYIVRFYDAVSQFKISLPTPIMAGVRTPTRQFSSCVLIECDDNLDSINATSSSIVKYVSQRAGIGINAGRIRALGSPIRGGEANHTGCIPFYKHFQTAVKSCSQGGVRGGAATLFYPLWHLEVQSLLVLKNNRGVEENRVRHMDYGVQFNKMMYQRLIKGENITLFSPSDVPGLYDAFFADQDKFEALYLQYEQDESIRKESIKASELFSLFAQERASTGRIYLQNVDHCNTHSPFIPEVAPIKQSNLCLEIALPTKPLQSFDDPNGEIALCTLSAFNLGVIKSLDELEELAELAVRALDNLLSYQDYPIVAAQQSSLARRTLGIGVINYAYYLAKNGVRYSDGSANRLTHETFEAIQYYLLKASNKLAKEVGACDWFNETTYAKGILPIDTYKKDLDALCSNELNLDWEALRQDIKTHGLRNSTLSALMPSETSSQISNATNGIEPPRGLISVKASKDGILKQVVPDYLSLKNDYELLWNIPSNDGYLHLVGLMQKFVDQAISANTNYDPSKFDNNKVPVKQIIKDLLTAYKFGVKTLYYHNTRDGADDAQSDIVVEQEDDGCAGGACKI